Genomic window (Bacillus pumilus):
AAAGAAGATCTATTATTTATGTTCCAGCCGGCAGAAGAAGGTCCAGGCGGAGCTGAACCGATGCTTACAAGTGATGTGCTGAAAAAGTGGACACCAGATTTTATTACAGCGCTTCATATAGCACCTGAATATCCTGTCGGAACGATAGCCACAAAGCCAGGACTGTTATTTGCCAATACGAGTGAGCTTGTAATTGATCTTGAAGGAAAAGGCGGGCACGCTGCTTATCCTCATTTAGCGAATGATATGGTTGTAGCTGCAAGTGCGCTTGTAGGTCAGCTGCAATCGGTTATTTCGCGTAATGTCGATCCTCTTGATAGTGCGGTTATTACAGTTGGTACGATTACTGGTGGAACGGCTCAAAATATCATTGCGCAGCATGCAAAACTTGATGGAACCATTCGTACACTTTCACCAGAGTCTATGGAAAAGGTGAGAAAGCGAATTGAAGCATTAGCAAAAGGGATTGAAATTGGTTACGAATGCAAGGCAACCGTGCGCTACCCTTCATCTTATTACGAGGTGGACAATTCAAAGGATTTGACAGAGGAATTTATGTCATATGTTGCTGGAGAAGGGCTTGCGAATGTGGTTGAATGCAGAGAAGCCATGACAGGTGAAGATTTTGGCTACATGCTGAAAAAATACCCTGGATTCATGTTTTGGTTAGGGGTCGACTCGGAATATGGCCTGCACCACGCGAAACTCATGCCTGATGAAAAAGCGATTGAAACAGCTGTAAATGTCATGACGGCTTATTTCAAAAAGCAAGCAGGTGAATGAATAATCAAACTGCCTCCTGTAC
Coding sequences:
- a CDS encoding N-acetyldiaminopimelate deacetylase, whose product is MIYPRLIRIEERKRVHLLNREQLISIRRDLHQIPELGFKEFKTQAYLLKHLGAYSKDRVEIETWRTGLFVKVKGTNPERVFAYRADMDGLSIPEDTGYPFQSVHEGKMHACGHDLHMTIALGVIDHFVHEPIKEDLLFMFQPAEEGPGGAEPMLTSDVLKKWTPDFITALHIAPEYPVGTIATKPGLLFANTSELVIDLEGKGGHAAYPHLANDMVVAASALVGQLQSVISRNVDPLDSAVITVGTITGGTAQNIIAQHAKLDGTIRTLSPESMEKVRKRIEALAKGIEIGYECKATVRYPSSYYEVDNSKDLTEEFMSYVAGEGLANVVECREAMTGEDFGYMLKKYPGFMFWLGVDSEYGLHHAKLMPDEKAIETAVNVMTAYFKKQAGE